The Salvelinus sp. IW2-2015 unplaced genomic scaffold, ASM291031v2 Un_scaffold998, whole genome shotgun sequence genome window below encodes:
- the LOC112069394 gene encoding N-acetylmuramoyl-L-alanine amidase-like, protein MSGAQGVEDSMISPMELHWKWCLILLVVLVSAHTDTKVTSSQHMDDFIRVLEQVEDSNPGLLPVNVLRGLRRTAGLRDEFMQHFLGTIREDNTSEAPVMYSNLSDFLGRAVRHQVTERGREEGVVLTADGTTVAMSPVLLGIEAGLVSKTRCRVLGLYPLTLARNLGLSFQRFHSSLLSQRLGPDGCWDDVTSPQVFTLSDKPSLATDALVNGGMDGVILGMEVSARSQRPLKLSSLLRRYYCHRLEGEGLDAAPRLISRLRRENFRELARPPLLQRQVVRSLVLQRRLIDHSTMLAQEKEELTAVVREGIKDFVHRYMDCPAIIPRCQWGAAPYRGTPTPLSLPLSFMYIHHTYQPGQPCLTFQQCSADMRSMQRFHQDDRGWDDIGYSFVAGSDGYLYEGRGWHWQGAHTKGYNSKGYGVSFIGDYTSSLPSQQTMELVRDRLASCAVEGGRLVGNFTLYGHRQLVKTSCPGDAFYSEITGWEHFGEVQN, encoded by the exons ATGTCAGGAGCACAGGGTGTTGAAGACTCAATGATTTCCCCAATGGAACTGCACTGGAAATGGTGTCTGATCCTTCTTGTGGTCTTGGTCAGTGCTCACACTGATACCAAAG TCACATCCTCCCAGCATATGGACGACTTCATCAGAGTGTTGGAGCAGGTAGAAGACAGTAACCCTGGACTGTTGCCTGTAAATGTGTTGAGAGGCCTGCGCAGGACAGCCGGTCTCAGAGATGAGTTCATGCAGCACTTCTTGGGCACTATCAGGGAGGACAACACCTCAGAGGCACCAGTTATGTACTCCAATCTCTCAGATTTCCTTGGCAGGGCTGTGCGCCAtcaggtgacagagagaggtagagaggaaggggTTGTCCTTACTGCTGATGGCACCACGGTTGCTATGAGCCCAGTCCTTCTGGGTATTGAAGCTGGGCTAGTGTCTAAGACGAGGTGTCGTGTCCTTGGCCTGTACCCCCTCACTCTGGCTAGGAACTTGGGCCTGTCCTTCCAACGCTTccacagctctctcctctcccaacgCTTGGGCCCTGATGGCTGCTGGGATGATGTGACCTCGCCTCAGGTCTTCACCCTCTCCGACAAGCCCTCCCTCGCCACCGATGCCCTGGTTAACGGCGGTATGGATGGTGTGATTTTAGGGATGGAGGTCTCAGCTCGGTCCCAGCGTCCTCTGAAGCTGAGCAGCCTACTGAGGAGGTACTACTGTCATCGTCTTGAGGGAGAAGGACTGGACGCTGCTCCTCGTCTGATCAGCCGCCTACGCAGGGAGAACTTCAGAGAACTGGCCAGGCCCCCCCTCCTGCAGAGGCAGGTGGTGAGATCCCTGGTCCTACAGAGGAGACTGATCGACCACTCCACGATGTTGGCACAGGAAAAGGAAGAGCTGACAGCTGTGGTGAGGGAAGGAATAAAGGACTTTGTCCACAGATACATGG ACTGTCCAGCTATTATTCCGCGGTGTCAGTGGGGGGCTGCACCATACCGGggcacccccacccccctgtcCCTCCCCCTCTCGTTCATGTACATCCACCACACCTACCAGCCTGGCCAGCCTTGTCTCACCTTTCAGCAGTGTTCTGCAGACATGAGGTCCATGCAACGCTTTCACCAGGATGACCGGGGCTGGGACGATATTGGATACAG CTTTGTGGCAGGCTCTGACGGGTACCTCTATGAAGGGCGTGGGTGGCACTGGCAAGGGGCACACACTAAAGGCTACAACTCCAAGGGTTACGGGGTGTCATTCATCGGTGACTACACCTCCAGCTTGCCATCGCAGCAGACCATGGAACTGGTGAGAGATCGTCTGGCATCCTGTGCTGTGGAAGGCGGGCGACTGGTCGGTAACTTCACCCTGTATGGCCACAGACAGCTGGTTAAGACTTCCTGTCCTGGAGACGCCTTCTACTCAGAGATCACAGGCTGGGAGCACTTTGGG
- the LOC111979939 gene encoding trafficking protein particle complex subunit 5: MDTRFTKGKSNILERPLTRPKTEVSVSAFALLFSEMVQYCQSRVYSVSELQQRLADMGQSVGASMLDVLVLREKNGKRETKVLNILLFVKVSVWKAMFGKEADKLEQANDDDKTYYIIEKEPLINAYISVPKENSTLNCAAFTAGIVEAILTHSGFPAKVTAHWHKGTTLMIKFDEAVIARDKALDSR, from the exons ATGGACACTCGGTTCACGAAAGGAAAGTCAAACATCCTGGAACGGCCTCTAACCCGTCCCAAGACTGAAGTCAGTGTGAGTGCCTTTGCACTGCTCTTCTCTGAGATGGTGCAGTACTGCCAGAGCCGTGTGTACTCTGTGTCCGAGCTGCAGCAACGCTTGGCAGACATGGGTCAGAGCGTTGGCGCCAGTATGCTGGACGTGCTGGTGCTGAGGGAGAAGAATGGGAAGAGGGAGACCAAGGTGCTTAACATACTGCTCTTCGTCAAG GTGTCAGTATGGAAAGCCATGTTCGGTAAGGAGGCAGACAAGCTGGAGCAGGCCAACGATGATGACAAGACCTACTACATCATAGAGAAGGAGCCACTGATCAACGCTTACATCTCTGTGCCCAAGGAGAACAGCACACTAAACTGTGCTGCATTCACCGCTGGCATCGTAGAGGCCATTCTCACACACAGTGGCTTCCCTGCCAAGGTCACAGCCCACTGGCACAAGGGCACCACGCTCATGATCAAGTTTGATGAAGCTGTGATAGCCAGAGACAAGGCCCTGGATAgcagatag